The Meriones unguiculatus strain TT.TT164.6M chromosome 1, Bangor_MerUng_6.1, whole genome shotgun sequence genome has a segment encoding these proteins:
- the Peli3 gene encoding E3 ubiquitin-protein ligase pellino homolog 3: MVLEGNPEVGSPRTSDLQHPGSKGSCILSSGEEALPGEEPIKYGELIVLGYNGCLANGDKGRRRSRLALSRRPHANGVKPDVMRHISTPLVSKALSNRGQHSISYTLSRSHSVIVEYTHDSDTDMFQIGRSTENMIDFVVTDTSPGGGATEGPSAQSTISRYACRILCDRRPPYTARIYAAGFDASSNIFLGERAAKWRTPDGLMDGLTTNGVLVMHPAGGFSEDSAPGVWREISVCGNVYTLRDSRSAQQRGKLVENESNVLQDGSLIDLCGATLLWRTPAGLLRAPTLKQLEAQRQEANAARPQCPVGLSTLAFPSPARGRTAPDKQQPWVYVRCGHVHGYHGWGCRRERGPQERECPLCRLVGPYVPLWLGQEAGLCLDPGPPSHAFAPCGHVCSEKTARYWAQTPLPHGTHAFHAACPFCGAWLTGEHGCVRLIFQGPLD, encoded by the exons ATGGTGCTGGAAGGAAACCCGGAAGTGGGATCGCCTCGAACCTCCGACCTCCAGCACCCAGGGAGCAAGGGCTCTTGCATCCTCTCTTCTGGTGAAGAAGCGCTGCCAGGCGAGGAACCCATCAAGTATGGTGAACTCATCGTCCTGGG CTACAATGGGTGCCTAGCTAACGGGGACAAGGGCCGCCGCCGAAGCCGCCTGGCACTGAGCCGCCGGCCGCATGCCAACGGAGTGAAGCCAGACGTCATGCGCCACATCTCCACCCCGCTCGTCTCCAAG GCCCTGAGTAACCGAGGCCAGCACAGCATCTCATACACACTGTCCCGGAGCCACTCAGTCATAGTGGAGTACACACACGACAGCGACACAGACATGTTCCAG ATTGGCCGCTCGACCGAAAACATGATTGACTTTGTGGTGACAGACACATCTCCTGGTGGAGGGGCCACAGAGGGCCCTTCTGCCCAAAGTACCATCTCCCGCTATGCCTGCCGCATCCTTTGTGACCGCCGGCCACCCTATACTGCCCGAATCTATGCTGCTGGCTTCGATGCCTCTAGCAACATCTTTCTTGGA GAGCGGGCAGCCAAATGGAGGACTCCCGATGGTCTGATGGACGGCCTGACAACCAACGGGGTCTTGGTGATGCACCCAGCAGGTGGCTTCTCCGAGGACTCTGCCCCAGGTGTCTGGAGGGAGATTTCTGTCTGCGGGAATGTGTACACACTGCGGGATAGCCGCTCAGCCCAGCAGCGGGGGAAGCTG GTGGAAAACGAATCCAACGTCTTGCAAGATGGTTCGCTGATTGACCTGTGTGGGGCCACGCTGCTGTGGCGCACCCCGGCAGGGCTGCTGAGGGCACCCACCCTGAAACAACTCGAGGCCCAGCGACAGGAGGCCAACGCAGCCCGGCCCCAGTGTCCCGTGGGTCTCAGCACCTTGGCCTTCCCCAGTCCAGCCCGTGGCCGCACAGCACCTGACAAGCAACAGCCCTGGGTCTACGTCCGCTGTGGTCACGTCCATGGCTACCATGGCTGGGGCTGCCGGAGGGAGCGAGGCCCCCAGGAGCGCGAGTGTCCTCTCTGCCGCCTTGTGGGACCCTATGTGCCCCTGTGGCTCGGCCAGGAGGCCGGGCTCTGCCTGGACCCTGGGCCACCCAGCCACGCCTTTGCACCCTGTGGCCACGTGTGTTCTGAGAAGACTGCCCGCTATTGGGCGCAGACGCCACTGCCACACGGCACCCACGCTTTCCACGCAGCCTGCCCCTTTTGTGGGGCTTGGCTCACTGGTGAACATGGCTGTGTCCGCCTAATTTTCCAGGGGCCACTGGACTAG